AAttgatatcatataaatattaaatatacctataatttttttgcactgttattttatttcatttctttcttcttcttttttttttcatctaatatttattacatttattttctgtaTATCATAACAAAAcacaataaaacatttttacgatataaaatgCGACATAATCTCTAATTAATCTACTTATTTCTAAACCTAATATACAAACAGCCGTAGAaacgaatctttcttttctatttttattttgtttctgtttcttttttttcaatatatttgatCGTTTATTCTtcgtcccttttttcttttttcaaaaattttaaagataacGAGCACACCCTTCGAACCGAATAAAATTACtgtaaatttcaaattcacCGTGAAGATTAAAGAAGGTACTCGTTTTTCGTACGATCGACACGAACTAACGAAGGAAATTGGCGGTGAGAAATCGTTCAATCGAAAGGACGATATCCGTGTCGAAGGTAAACACTTGGTCAACGGAAGTACCAAAAGAGAGAAGTGCtacgaacaagagagagagagagagagagagagagagagagagagagaagagagagagggagagagaaagaaagagagagagagagagagaaagtacgtAAACTAGGCTTAGCCTTCGTCAACGTAACCCGTTTTAGTGCGAAAACCACTCGAAAAACAATTGTACAACTGTGTTGAACAAACAATTTGTTCACGTGAACTTCATCAGAGTTCGAACTTATTTGTCTATGCAAATCGTCAATCAATGAGTCTACTCCGattctatccatctctctctttctctctctctctctctctctctctttggctctctctttgcctctctctctctctctctctccttccctctctgtttctctctttctatggcTCTTATAGTACGTTTTTCAGagtctctttttatatctttcttctaaTCAAagtttaatacaatatatttaatactcttttttttatcgaagtataattcattttctctatctctccctctcccttttttttatggCTTCTGTATGGCACATTTTTCAGaacttatacgtatatttttctttcaatgaaaatttaatagaatcgATTTAATACTCTTTTATATCGGTATACTTATaagtaattattgttatatttagtacaatttatttaatactttttgttctttttttaatcgaaatacaagtcattatttctctctctctctctctctctctctctctctctttctttctcactttctctctttctttctccctatctctctgtctttgtctttttttcctttattctcttttcttgaaCGAGAGCTATATacgagttaaaaaaatatttggaattTACTAACATGGCCTGTCCTTTTTCTCccaattgttttttcttccatgTACGATACActgttgttctctctctttctctctctctctctctttccttcattatataataaaaaatagaaaagaaaaggaagaaaaacaaaaggatgGAAACAAAGAGATTAGATAACATTTACTGAAATAACCCCATTAATttccatattattattaatataattattatatcacgtGGTCATCGTATCGAATTATGTTGATAAACTaaacatatctctctctctctctctttctctctctctctctttctctctcgttttcaatatgtaataaaaagtaaagaagaaaagaaagaaaaacaaggagatagatagatagaaagaaagaaagaagcacaaagaaagaaagagagagagagagagaaagagagaaaaaagagaaagagagagagaaaaagaaagagaaagagagagagagaatggattAAAAGGGGAAGGTAGATGATTAATTTCTCCGAGAGCACGTCAGGGACGTCGGCCGTAGGAAGTAACGAAACTGAATGttgcatattttatatatgcgtTAACTCTCCTCCACGGTGAACTTTATTTCGAGCGAATTTCATTATGCCTTTCGTTTATTAGCCCCGTACCGTTAGGCCAACGAGACGGTTCCCTATCCCATGGGATATATCTCGTACCGGTATTACGCTCTTTGCTGCTGTATTTGCCGAAGGAGAACtacttccctctctttctctctctctctctctctctctctctctctctctctctctctcttcctctctcactctgtttctcttttatcttgcAATCTTACGATGTAACGTGAAATTAAATACGAATAACTTCGAATAAACGAATTAAACTTCAGATTTATATTGCATTATACGAACGCggtaacgattaattttatttttatatttcctttttcttttttttcctttttatttttttatatatatgtatttttttttttttttatattcgcaCTTGTTCGCATTTATtcgttgaattaaaaaaagtatgtgtgtgtgtgtgtgtgtgtgtgtacataaatCAGTATATGAGATCTCTAAAAAGAAAGTCTATACAGAACAATATTCGTAATTTGTTAAGCTTagaatgagtgatagaatGCTAATGCTGTTAAAGtgatgttaataaaaaaaaaaagaaaagaaaaaaatacaagaaagaaataaagaagaaaaaagagacacaaATCAAACGATGAAGAGAATAATTCAGAAAGGAATTATTCCGCTAACCGTTTGAATCATTTCGTGAAAATGATTacgaataatgaataattaattaattaagaaaaaataaaaattcttccaTACGGCTATCTTGTATCTGTTTGCGGTTGAAGAGAATTTTAGTTACATAGATAAATCGAtgaattaatttgattttctcCAATTAGTTAGTTCGAGATTAGATTGACCATTTCACAGACGTTAAGTGTTAACGAGCACgaacaaattattttgattgtgTTAATTATCTTCATACGCGTTTACACTTGTCTGTATGTgttttgagagagagaaagagagatagatggatggatagatagatagatatatagggTAATATTGGTACAACATTCGAAATGATACTTCCTAATGGCACATATTTAAACACTAATTAAGTACCCACAAAATAGAACCTGTTTGCCTGTCACATTTTGAGCAATACCACGAACATGGCTATCGAACTCAGCGTCACATTACTATTGTGTCAGATCTATACTattgtatgagagagagagagagagagagagagagagagagagagagagaactgtcAGCATTGGCAAACCCATTTCGATACCAAATGTCGATTCTCGTTGACCAAACTAttgttaattagaatattGAACGGAATTGaacgatcgattattctttAATCCTCTATaaccttatttttttatttatttaatacgtatatatatatatatatatatatatatatatatatatatatgtatgtatgtatggatgtatgtatctgtCCATGTATGTCTATatcaaaattagaaaatttctaattagcaaatattaatatttcgatatgcgagttaatattttattcgattaattattattaaacaatgtaagtgtatctatttaattataaacaagAATAAGCACATCAATTGATCTAACTAATTTTCTACAAGGTAGGCCAAAAGTTACTAAATGATTTTAAACTTTATCGAAATCCTTCatgattttgttctttttctttgcaaattgcgaaaaagaaaaagcttgtTTCCTTGGAACTTTTGACCCACCTTAGGAACTTTCGGCACATCTAGGAACTTTCGGCCCATACTTTACTGataagacgaaaagaaagagttatAGGAAATTGTAGTTATAGAggcttaaaaaaatatctcgatcgatatcacatagatattatgatattagctataattaataaataaacgtatttAATCATCCTGAGACGGTATCCTCGATTcgttttttcgatattttctatttcgttgTTATCGAAATACCATTCGATAGATTCGTcgctataattatatattaaattatcccAAAATTCCATTCTATCctttagataataatttttctctatcgttatattaatatcttgtGAACCTTTGAAAAGCATGTATTCGTGATGATAACGATACGCCGGCCAATTGGCTATACTCCAAGTACTCGGTACCCTGTAAATACGTAATAGCGATTAGGATCCAAGGATCATCTGGATTACAGTCGGTCGAATGTTGTGCCGACGTTGATAACGTTGAACGCTAAGTTGCGTATATGGTTGATACGAACTATCCGTTCGCTCTACGTGTTCCcatgtatctacatatgtatataacgatataacgaTAATCATGCTCTCGATCGATTAGTTTCTCCTCTCATacgatcaaatttttattcttttcttattgatGCTTCTTTTGACTCTATTTACTACTTCCTcgaatttttaacaaattctgatttattttctctcgagCAACTTTACctcaaattagaaaaaaagaaatgatcaaTCGATAACAACAATTATTCTTCCGATTGATTAATTCCTTGAGTTCGTttggattttaattattttctttgcatttctttttttttatatatatatatacgattagattagaaaaaaaaagaagagaaaaaaagataaaaatggtcatgctttttatatcgatcaatttcttcaattcgatcaaattcgaattattttctttcgttcatttttatgtcgagaaaagaaaaagaaaaaataatgaaagcaATAACAATGACTATGcttttgatcgattaatttcttgAATTTATATCGATTCTAATTATTCACTTCttttggatttttcttttcacgattAAATCGAATACAAATTTCTTACCCTGTCCTCATAAAATGTGACCATAATTCCgtcattatattaatcatgGTATTATCGCTCTCGGTATTAAACAACATCAATGATTCAAACTCTTTGTTcaatataggaaaaaaataattaagttcGTCACCATGATTAACACCTGTCAGAACACATTTTGTCAATTACGTTAAATTACCACGATACTTACATTAAAATTCGTTctttaagaaatttaaaaaaaaaaaagaagaagaagaagaagaagaaaagatatttttatgcaTAGAACATTTTTACCATGAGATATTTGAGTGCCATTTTTAAATCTGGAGCTAAATGTGCCGGAATAAGcgaaacaatagaaaaataaattcgatttcaTGACTTCCGATAAATATCTAGCAGTTTTGTACGTTGACCATGTGATTAGACCGTCCCCTGCcatctaaaaattaaaagcagTGATATttgaaacgaaagaatatttttttaaataattaatcttaattTCACGTTATCACGATTATTCCTTTTCGAGGCTTGGactgatttctttctttcttctttatttcgtcTTTCTTGCGAATTATAAAACTAGAAATCTAGAAACTTTAGAGCCacgatatatttaacataaaaaatctaattgattgaaataaaattacgtttaaataaataaataaaagagacggACGATTTTTCCAAtagatcaaatatttcttatatactcGCCTGAGTGATATTCTTTAATAGAATGTGATAATCTTCAATAGTACTGTTCTcgctgaaataaaaatctttgatGGAACTCGTAAAATTATCCACATTGTTAATAACATCCTGAACTTCTAAAAATCCTGGTAATAACGTATCAAAATTGTTCACAAACGTACTCAGTTTCTTAGAGTCTCCGTAgaaatctaaataataataaaaggaaaagacattaaaaaaaaaaataagtaatatcaaagatcaaaagtaaaagaaaaattacaagagTGACGTTGATTATCAAAGTTATACTATATTAGAAGGACACCTAATTTTATGCAtgatttataatctttttttttttgttctctattttttttcccccttttttctttaaacatcTCGCGAAAATGACGGACATCTTGGGTTGCCGCAAGCCTGGTTTTATCAAGCCTTGCTTTTTTAGAGATTCCATTCGAAAGTCAAATTGAATTCGTACTTGTTAATCTACcgagataattataaaaaaacacgTCAAGAATTCAGTTTCAGTAATAGTAGTGATaacaaaagaaggaaaggaagaactagaggtagagatagaaatagaaaaaaaaaaaaagaagaaaaagaaaagttttaccAAATGTCTTGAGTAAACCTTCGTCCTGGACAACTCCTATTATACAGGGTATGTCGCGAAAaagttgtttttttataatctccATAGGAAACATCGTTAAAATGGCGTCACTGGACTCGTCCTCAATCGTTGGCCCAAAAAAGCAATAGTGATACTTATTTTGGGCATACTAAAAAcgaatacaataattatattagaaaatatattagagTCAAGGTTATTCGTATTTCATTAGCACTCGAATATTCTTTCATGTTcctttctacatttttttttttttactgtttatccaatattcataaaaagattataattcattattataaaattagaacTTTGTGAACTTAAGCGTGTTTATTCGTTAAtactaatgataataatgaaatatgaaagttTTTACGAGATTGGAAAGCTTCATTAAGATCTTCTTGGCGTCCAACGATCTCATACACTCGATCATTTCTAGATCGTAATTAACgaacgtattattataattcttataaatatagtcctcttcgatattatcattaatctCGGTAACGTTATTATCTAACGTGTTAGAATTCGTTGTATCGAATTTTTTGGAACAACCGAGATCATCGGCCATGTCCTCCGAAACTTTTCTAATGATATGTTTTGGATGTACCGCCCAAGCAGCTAATGCAGATCCactgtgtaatatatatttatcaaaaagacCTTCcgtttttttcgataaagcTAAAATATGTACTGCTGCAGCACCAGCGCTTTGTCCCATCAATGTAACCGAACTACGATCACCACCAAAACTCTCAATGTTTTCTACTACCCATTTCAAGGCCATCGTCATGTCCTTCAATCCATAATTACCTGGTGAGGCGCTATTGGCCAAACTAAAAAATCCTAAAACAAGATATCGAACTTCTTAGAATCTTAGATCATTAATCATTTACGatctttaatcttttctttcctttttttcttttttaaacgggTGAAAAGTTCTTAAGCGACGttgaaagtaaaattaaacCTTTTTGCTTTTTAGATTGCTAAACTACAAGTTGAGCTTTTGTAAAACTGCATGCCTAACTAAAAGAGCCTGAAAAGTCTTTCAAAagagaataattgatttaacaaacaaatcaaaaaaaaagaaaaaggaaaagaaaaaaaaacctaaGAACTTTTGACCGCCACAACGTCTCATTCCCTCAACATCTAAGAAACTTTAAACTATCATGTATTTATGGATCATTACCTAAAGGGCCCAATCGATAATTTATCACGACTAGAATCACTTGCTGATCGGCCCAATAAGTCGCCGGCAAGAACGTGCTATTGTTGCTGCCTACATTAAATGCTCCCCCATGAATAAATACCAATACTGggtatttaacattttcttcttgaCGTTGACTCTATAATgatcgaaaataatcgattaaattgttaacattataaaaatgatattgtaAAAACAGTGTGTAGACAtgaatatctataaatataaatatatttatagacgtgatacacatagatatacacacacacacacacatgtatgtatatatatatatatgtacgatatgTTGTAGTATATACGATGCTCCGAGATGGTATATAGTACATACGTATCGTTAAGTGGCTGAATATGTGGCGAGTGACAACGTAGCCAACCTTGGCTcgtttacatttaattaaatcacgTGATACAACCTTGGGATGTAATCAAGCTCGTGTTCCATTTCGAAAGAGccagaaaatttgttttcgtACGATGCACTTGGAAACATTTTGTCGGCGGACCCTATTCATGATATTTGTGTAAACACGACTTTAAACCCCGTTGgtttgaaataaaacgattttgaACGGAGTACCTAGCGGAGCCAACGAGTGATATTGAAATCGATCCGTCTGTATTCATGCTTTCGTGATTGATGATCGGGTACTTGTAAACAATTCGAGAGATCTATGCAGTTTTTCTTGTTGTtgctattgttgttgttgttgttgtaaaaatagtaatagtagtagtaatagtaatagtagtgatagtagtagtagtagtagtagtagtagtagtagtagtagtagtaatagtagtagtagtaatagtagtagtagtagtagtaatagtagtagtaacagtagtaatGTTGTTGCTGTTCTTGTTCTcgtcgttgtttttttttctccacgtttatatatatacttttttaatctatattttctatttttaaatagttaCGTAACTATCGACGTATGCATTTAATCaaaaattcattcttttttaattttgtgttgttttgttttcatatatattttttttttctttcttcttcccttttttttttatataacattaccGCTGGCACGTAGACGTTCAGATAAAGACAATCCTCCGAGCCAATTATCGTGTTAAGATCGATGAGTTGTAGACACGGCAAAGTATCAGATTTTGCTTCTAATTCGTCCCATGTACGATTCCATGCTTTTGGTTCCtaaaaaagttaatatttcattgacgaaataatgcaaattaattttatttattttataccgttggataattattttccattcaaAAAGATAATTGTCATTTTTCCATGCAcgatataagataaatatatatatatatatatatatcgggtatagtttaaataaaaattaaataaaaaagaaaattcgacagttttcatcgaaaatcaaatatcattaatCACCTATTATCTTTTCTCCAGGCAAACTAATCTCTTcgatagaatttttcattGCCAATTAATTTCGTATACGTCGGTTATATTTTaaacagaatatatatacgttctaATCTGCTCCAAAAttgttatcaaaaataatctGTATCCGTTTAATCGActatcatctctttttttttctccacgCCAACTAATCTCTTCTATAAATATAGTTACAATCTTTCGCTGCTACGACGCCTCACATACATAAGTTATAATTTGAACAAAAAGTGTGCTCCTAAGtttctatcgaaaataatCTGTATGAAATATGATCCAAGTAAATTCAATTAGAtttaaagaatgaaaggataatatttaaagtaaaaCTTACACGAAATCTTAAATCACCGATCGGTGGTTCCGCATAGGGTATACCAAGAAAAGTAGCAATATTTAATCCGAGCGAACTCTTCGTCCATTTTCCAACGATCGATCCAAACTTCGTCTCGATCATAGGAGAcgtatcgatattttcaaaatcgatTGCGAGTATCACtgttaacgataataaaaatataaatccttGAGACAACATTATACATTAAAAGTAGAAATCGAATGGGTTATAAGACAACGCCCGTTTCGTTCCGTTCTGTCCGTAGCGAATGATCAAGATTATGCCGACCGACTGGAAACAAAATGGAGGGAAGCATCGAAACTTTTAATTACGTAACACAATACTAGAACCCGAGCAAGCATCATGCGCATAAACAGACTGCGCAAGAATGATCATTCGTTTTCGACTTTTTcactatagaaaatatatatatatatgtatgtcaaGTTAGTGTGCCGAGTGTAGGGGTTAAAGGTCCTTGATACGTCTCGACTTCTCCGACGGTATCCGACGATTGCGTAGTTTCACACGTTTCTCTCGAGATAGAAGAACCCTTCCCtcgaaattaatcgaacgaagtcttactattgtttttctttttccttttttttttttttttctttttgagaaTTCCCTATACATTTTCGATATTCctaatataatatcaacatCACGTTGTAATAATTTCGACTAATAAAACGTTCGAGTCCAGATAAAATCGTCgtgtatttattttcgattaatctTAATTTTTCGGGAATATTGTAAAAGGAGAATTACGGAAGGTTTGAACGATGTGTATGATTCTCTATCAAAGAATAGAACAAATCTGTATCGTGCACTCTATGTCGTTGACGTTTGACGTTTCAATATATcactgtacatatatattctttcaatattgatTCTGTCTTCTTCgttgatacatacatacatacatacatacgatagTCTCGCTTAACGCGTTGAATCGGAATTTTCGTTGATGATATATTTCGTAGATAGGTATAGCGATCGAAAATATCCCTCTGTTTCTCGCCGTTCTATCGTTCCCGAGTATAACATTCTCCTGTACTCTGCACAATTCAGATCAGAAGTTTGTATCCGGAAGGAATACCGATCTAATTGGCTGGAACACTAAAATATATAGCCTCACTCTCTTGCTCGAagtgataatttatatattatatatatatatatatgtttgtgtgtatgcacgtatatacgtatgtacatcaCACGTATTTTCTCTATTCAGTCAGAAAGGATGACAACTACTAATACGATACGTAACAAAGacaatagagaaagagacgcgTCGAAATAGAACTTGATAGAACGGGATAGAACGATAAAACATTGGCATAAACGTTCCAACGTTTCCCGTTCGTAATTGACCGTGAAATATGTCTAATAAACACgatcataaaattaaatatggaTATTCTACGACCATTTCATTAAAATCC
The sequence above is a segment of the Vespula vulgaris chromosome 12, iyVesVulg1.1, whole genome shotgun sequence genome. Coding sequences within it:
- the LOC127068242 gene encoding esterase FE4-like isoform X5; amino-acid sequence: MIETKFGSIVGKWTKSSLGLNIATFLGIPYAEPPIGDLRFREPKAWNRTWDELEAKSDTLPCLQLIDLNTIIGSEDCLYLNVYVPASQRQEENVKYPVLVFIHGGAFNVGSNNSTFLPATYWADQQVILVVINYRLGPLGFFSLANSASPGNYGLKDMTMALKWVVENIESFGGDRSSVTLMGQSAGAAAVHILALSKKTEGLFDKYILHSGSALAAWAVHPKHIIRKVSEDMADDLGCSKKFDTTNSNTLDNNVTEINDNIEEDYIYKNYNNTFVNYDLEMIECMRSLDAKKILMKLSNLYAQNKYHYCFFGPTIEDESSDAILTMFPMEIIKKQLFRDIPCIIGVVQDEGLLKTFDFYGDSKKLSTFVNNFDTLLPGFLEVQDVINNVDNFTSSIKDFYFSENSTIEDYHILLKNITQMAGDGLITWSTYKTARYLSEVMKSNLFFYCFAYSGTFSSRFKNGTQISHGVNHGDELNYFFPILNKEFESLMLFNTESDNTMINIMTELWSHFMRTGVPSTWSIANWPAYRYHHEYMLFKGSQDINITIEKNYYLKDRMEFWDNLIYNYSDESIEWYFDNNEIENIEKTNRGYRLRMIKYVYLLIIANIIISM
- the LOC127068242 gene encoding esterase FE4-like isoform X2 is translated as MYVLILAIDFENIDTSPMIETKFGSIVGKWTKSSLGLNIATFLGIPYAEPPIGDLRFREPKAWNRTWDELEAKSDTLPCLQLIDLNTIIGSEDCLYLNVYVPASQRQEENVKYPVLVFIHGGAFNVGSNNSTFLPATYWADQQVILVVINYRLGPLGFFSLANSASPGNYGLKDMTMALKWVVENIESFGGDRSSVTLMGQSAGAAAVHILALSKKTEGLFDKYILHSGSALAAWAVHPKHIIRKVSEDMADDLGCSKKFDTTNSNTLDNNVTEINDNIEEDYIYKNYNNTFVNYDLEMIECMRSLDAKKILMKLSNLYAQNKYHYCFFGPTIEDESSDAILTMFPMEIIKKQLFRDIPCIIGVVQDEGLLKTFDFYGDSKKLSTFVNNFDTLLPGFLEVQDVINNVDNFTSSIKDFYFSENSTIEDYHILLKNITQMAGDGLITWSTYKTARYLSEVMKSNLFFYCFAYSGTFSSRFKNGTQISHGVNHGDELNYFFPILNKEFESLMLFNTESDNTMINIMTELWSHFMRTGVPSTWSIANWPAYRYHHEYMLFKGSQDINITIEKNYYLKDRMEFWDNLIYNYSDESIEWYFDNNEIENIEKTNRGYRLRMIKYVYLLIIANIIISM
- the LOC127068242 gene encoding esterase FE4-like isoform X3, whose translation is MILAIDFENIDTSPMIETKFGSIVGKWTKSSLGLNIATFLGIPYAEPPIGDLRFREPKAWNRTWDELEAKSDTLPCLQLIDLNTIIGSEDCLYLNVYVPASQRQEENVKYPVLVFIHGGAFNVGSNNSTFLPATYWADQQVILVVINYRLGPLGFFSLANSASPGNYGLKDMTMALKWVVENIESFGGDRSSVTLMGQSAGAAAVHILALSKKTEGLFDKYILHSGSALAAWAVHPKHIIRKVSEDMADDLGCSKKFDTTNSNTLDNNVTEINDNIEEDYIYKNYNNTFVNYDLEMIECMRSLDAKKILMKLSNLYAQNKYHYCFFGPTIEDESSDAILTMFPMEIIKKQLFRDIPCIIGVVQDEGLLKTFDFYGDSKKLSTFVNNFDTLLPGFLEVQDVINNVDNFTSSIKDFYFSENSTIEDYHILLKNITQMAGDGLITWSTYKTARYLSEVMKSNLFFYCFAYSGTFSSRFKNGTQISHGVNHGDELNYFFPILNKEFESLMLFNTESDNTMINIMTELWSHFMRTGVPSTWSIANWPAYRYHHEYMLFKGSQDINITIEKNYYLKDRMEFWDNLIYNYSDESIEWYFDNNEIENIEKTNRGYRLRMIKYVYLLIIANIIISM
- the LOC127068242 gene encoding esterase FE4-like isoform X1, with the translated sequence MLSQGFIFLLSLTVILAIDFENIDTSPMIETKFGSIVGKWTKSSLGLNIATFLGIPYAEPPIGDLRFREPKAWNRTWDELEAKSDTLPCLQLIDLNTIIGSEDCLYLNVYVPASQRQEENVKYPVLVFIHGGAFNVGSNNSTFLPATYWADQQVILVVINYRLGPLGFFSLANSASPGNYGLKDMTMALKWVVENIESFGGDRSSVTLMGQSAGAAAVHILALSKKTEGLFDKYILHSGSALAAWAVHPKHIIRKVSEDMADDLGCSKKFDTTNSNTLDNNVTEINDNIEEDYIYKNYNNTFVNYDLEMIECMRSLDAKKILMKLSNLYAQNKYHYCFFGPTIEDESSDAILTMFPMEIIKKQLFRDIPCIIGVVQDEGLLKTFDFYGDSKKLSTFVNNFDTLLPGFLEVQDVINNVDNFTSSIKDFYFSENSTIEDYHILLKNITQMAGDGLITWSTYKTARYLSEVMKSNLFFYCFAYSGTFSSRFKNGTQISHGVNHGDELNYFFPILNKEFESLMLFNTESDNTMINIMTELWSHFMRTGVPSTWSIANWPAYRYHHEYMLFKGSQDINITIEKNYYLKDRMEFWDNLIYNYSDESIEWYFDNNEIENIEKTNRGYRLRMIKYVYLLIIANIIISM
- the LOC127068242 gene encoding esterase FE4-like isoform X4; this translates as MILAIDFENIDTSPMIETKFGSIVGKWTKSSLGLNIATFLGIPYAEPPIGDLRFREPKAWNRTWDELEAKSDTLPCLQLIDLNTIIGSEDCLYLNVYVPASQRQEENVKYPVLVFIHGGAFNVGSNNSTFLPATYWADQQVILVVINYRLGPLGFFSLANSASPGNYGLKDMTMALKWVVENIESFGGDRSSVTLMGQSAGAAAVHILALSKKTEGLFDKYILHSGSALAAWAVHPKHIIRKVSEDMADDLGCSKKFDTTNSNTLDNNVTEINDNIEEDYIYKNYNNTFVNYDLEMIECMRSLDAKKILMKLSNLYAQNKYHYCFFGPTIEDESSDAILTMFPMEIIKKQLFRDIPCIIGVVQDEGLLKTFDFYGDSKKLSTFVNNFDTLLPGFLEVQDVINNVDNFTSSIKDFYFSENSTIEDYHILLKNITQMAGDGLITWSTYKTARYLSEVMKSNLFFYCFAYSGTFSSRFKNGTQISHGVNHGDELNYFFPILNKEFESLMLFNTESDNTMINIMTELWSHFMRTGVPSTWSIANWPAYRYHHEYMLFKGSQDINITIEKNYYLKDRMEFWDNLIYNYSDESIEWYFDNNEIENIEKTNRGYRLRMIKYVYLLIIANIIISM